CAATCCGGGCGAGGGGCTCGTCTGGGACGTCTTCGAGTCCGGCGAGATCGAGCGGTTCGACGACCTCCGGGAGGTCGAGGACATCTACAATCCGGACACGCCGATTCGGTCGGAGATCATCGCGCCGATCGGCACCCACGGCGTCCTCATGACCGGGTCGCTCGAGCCCCATCGGTTCGACGAGACCGACGTCGACCTCATCTCGACGCTCGTCGAGAACACTCGGGCGGCCCTCGACCGGGCCGACCAGGAGCAAGTCCTCCGGGAGCGGACCGCCGAACTCGAGCGCCAGACCGAACGCCTCGAGTCGGTCGCGAACGTCCTCTCGAGCGATCTGAAAGCCCAGCTATCGACCGTCGCCGACGCCCTCGAGAGCGACGGCACCGCCCGTACCGGCGCCGGCGGTGAGACTCACGAGGAGTGGGAGTTCCCGCTCGCGGAGGATTCCGTCGAGGCGACGCTCGATCGGGCCGAACGGCTCGTCGACGACATCCGCGAGTTCGCACGCAATGCCTCGACCGTCGGCACCCGCAGCCGGATTTCCCTCGAGTCGGCGATCGACGAGGCGCTGGAGCGCTCCCGACTCGATTACGACTCGGTCGTCGTCGAGGAGCCGGCGACACTGCGGGCCGACGCCGACCGGTTCGTCCACCTCCTCGAGACGGCGTTCGACGACGCCGCGGCCCGCGCCGACAGCGAGGTGACGATCCAGGTGGGGCTCGTCGGCTTCGAGAACGGGGAGCGTTCTCGCGGATTCTTCCTGCTCGACGACGCCGCCGAGATCCCGCCGGCCGCTCACGAGCGGGTCCTCGATCCGACGACCGAGACCGACGACGGGGCCGCGACCGACGGGCTGGGGCTGGCCCTCGTCCGGGCAATTGCCGAAGCCCACGACTGGGTGCTGTCGGTCGACAACGGCAAGAACGGCGGCACGCGACTCGAGGTCCGGGACGTGACGACCCTCGAGCGCGACGCCTGATCGGTCCGACTCCTGAAGACGCGTACTCAGTCCGATTCTTGGAGGATCGAATCCCGCGTGATATCCTGACAGAGCTGTCGATACCCGTTCTGCTCGAGGAGTTCCTCCATCGTGTCGTTGACCTGGACGCGAAGCACCGCGAGTCGATCCCGGAGCCGCGCGTACTCCTGGCTGGATTTGAGCTCGGCGTCGGTCTTCTGGGCGTCCAACAGCGCCTTCTTCGAGGCGAGCGCGAAGAACTCCTGCAGTTGTTCGTCGTAGCTCGCGCGGAGGGTGAGCTGGTCGACGATCCGTTGGAGCTCGTCCTTCGAGACGGGTTTGACCAGATAATCGTCGAAGCCCATCTCGATGATGTCGAAGTCCGGTTCGACGGCCGTGACCATCGCGACCCGGCAGTCGAGCCCGCGGTCGCGGATCGTCGTGAGGATCGTATCGCCGGACAGTCCCGGCATCCGCCGGTCGAGAAGGACGATGTCGACCGTCTCGTCGATGGCGTCGAGCGCGGCCTCGCCGTCGTAGGCCGTCTCGAGGTCGCAGGTGTCGCCGAGCCACGCGGCGTAGAGGTTCGCGAGATCGGGCTCGTCTTCGACGATCAGGACGGACGGGGTATCAGTGGCCATTGACGGATCCTCCGGTAGCGATTCGTGGAAGCAATTGTACCGGGAGTATATCAAGATACCGGCAGACCGCAGGAACGGAGCGACCTCCGACCTGACCCGACGGGCTCGAGACGGCCGGCTTACTCGAGTTCGCGCTCGATCGTCTCGCGTCGCTCGCGGATCGCGGCCGCGTCGGTCGCGATCGTTCGGTCGCCGACCGTCACCTCGAGTCGACCGTCGTCGGTCACCGAGCCGAGTTCGACGACGGGCGCGACGCCGTCGAACGCCTCGCGGGCCGCGTCGGGCGAGTCGGTCTGGATCAGGGTGCGCCCGGGCTGTTCGTGGAACAGCGCCGCCGCGGCGACCGTCTCGTCGGCCGATTCGGGGACGGGAATCGAGACCTCGAGGCCGGCGTCGTCGGAGACCATCTCCGCGAGGGCGACCGCGAGACCGCCGTGGCTGACGTCGTGGACCGCGCGGGTGGCGTCGTCGTCGGCCACGGCGGCGAGCGTCTCGATCAGGGCCGCGGGGTCGTCCGGGAGCGCGGGGAACCGATCGCTGCCGTCGAACTGCGCAAGGTACTCGGAGCCGCCGAGGCGGGCCTCGCCCTCGAGGCCGAGGTCGCCGACGAGCAGGAGGGTCGCGCCGTCGTCAGCGTCGGCCGTGACCGACAGCGGCGGCGCGTCGTAGCCGTCTTTCGTCCCGACCAGCGCGAGCGTCGGCGTCGGCGGGATCGGCCCCGCCACGGAGTCGTTGTACAGCGAGACGTTCCCGCCGACGACCGGCGTCGACAGCGTCTCGCACATCTCCGCGAGGCCGTCGACGATTCCCGTAAATCCGCCGTAGACATCGGGCTTTTCGGGGTTGCCGCCGTTCAGGCAGTCGACGGCTGCCAGGGGCGTCGCGCCCTTGGCCGCGACGTTCGTCGCGTTCTCGAGGGCCACCGCGCGGGCGCCCTCGTAGGGTGCGGTGTCGGTCCAGTTCGGCGCGGCGCCCGACGAAATCGCGAGCCCTTGCTCGGCCTCTCGAATCGCGATAATGGCCGCGTCGTCGCCCGGTCCGACGCTCGTGCGGACGCCGACCTCGTGATCGTACTGCCGGTAGACCCACCGCTTCGAGGCGGTGCTCGGACTCGAGACGACGGCGTCGAAGGCCTCCTCAAGGTCGACGTCAGGGATGTCGGTTTCGGGCTGTTCGGGCTCCTCGCTTGGGAGGTCGTTCATCGGCGCGCCCTCGCCGAGGAAGTAAGCGTCGACGTCGACGACGGTCTCGCCCTCGAAGGTGCAGGTGTAGTTGCCCTCGGTGACCTCGCCGATGACCGAACAGCCGAGGTCGAACCGCTCGGCGATCTCCGCTACGCGATCGACGTTCTCGGGCTCGACCTCGTAGCACATCCGCTCCTGGGACTCAGCGAGCAGGATCTCGAGGGCGTTCATGTTCGGTTCGCGCTGGTGGACCCGCTCGAGTTCGATCTCCGCGCCGAGGCTGCCCTTGGCGACGAGTTCGCTTGAGGCACCGCCGAGACCGGCGGCGCCGAGGTCTCGGGCGGACTCGATCAGGCCTTCGTCGACGAGTTGCTCGTTGGCCTCGATGAGCAGTTTCTCGGTGTAGGGGTCACCGACCTGCACGGCGGGTCGGTCCTCGGTCTCGGCGTCCTCCGCGAGGTCCTCGCTGGCGAAGGAGGCGCCGCCGAGGCCGTCGCGACCGGTGCCGTTCCCGACGAGGACGAGTTTGTTGCCCGGCTCCTGCGCTTTGGCGGTGACGAGTCGCTCCTCGTTCGTCAAGCCAACGCAGGCGACGTTCACGAGCGGGTTCCCCTCGTAGTCGGGGTGGAAGTCGGCGCTGCCCGCGACCGTGGGCACGCCGATGCAGTTCCCGTAGTGGCTGATCCCCTCGACGACGCCCTCGAGGAGGTACCGAGAGTGATCGGCGTCGAACTCGCCGAAGTACAGCGAGTCCGCCAGCGCGATCGGGTAAGCACCCATCGAGAGCGTGTCCCGGACGATCCCGCCGACGCCCGTTGCGGCGCCGTCGAACGGGTCGACGTAGGAGGGGTGGTTGTGGCTCTCGATACCCATCGTGATGTAGGTCTCATCATCGAGTGCGACGACCGCCGCGTCGTCGCCCGGCCCGACGACGACCTGCTCGCCCTCGCTGTCGAACGCGGAGAGAAGGGGTCGCGAGGAGCGGTACGCGCAGTGTTCGCTCCAGAGGTTCTCGAACAGCGCCGCCTCGGCCGGGGTGGGCTCCCGGTCCAGTTCCTCGACGACGAGTTCGCGGTCCGAATCGGCAAGACTCATTCACGTCAGTGGTGGAAGTCGGGGAGTAAAGGGGTTTCCATATACACGTTCGTGCATCGATTCGGCTGCGAGGGCGAGCGAGACCGAGCGACTGACGGGCGTCGAACGCCTCGAGCCGCCGAATCGCGCCGCTCGCGGATGGAGAAACCGATTTATGGCTCCCTCGCTACGATTGACGACATGAGCGATTCGGACGAGCAGGTCGAGCCTCGAGACACCCGAGACGTGATCATGGAAGCCACTTTTCGGGCGCTGAACGAGCACGGCTACTCGGACCTGCGAGTCCGCGATATCGGCGAGGAGATGGACCTCTCGCGGCAGGTTATCCACTACCACTACGATGGGAAGTACGACCTCCTGTCGTCGTTTCTCGAGTACGTCATCGACCAGTACGAGGGGAGCGTCGAGGTCGACGCCGACACGGATCCGCGGTCGGAACTCGAGACGCGGATCGACCGCTGTCTGTTCGGGCCGGAGTTCGATGACTTCACCCACTGGGACCGGATGAAGGTGTACCACGAACTGTACGCCCACGCCCAGAACGACGAGGAACACCGGGAGCTGTTCAACGAGCACTACGCCCGGCTCCGCGGGAGTATCGTGACGGTCATCGAAGACGGCATCGAGCAGGGCGTGTTCCGTGAGGTGGACGCAGAACTGATGGGACAGCACATCACCGACAGCATTCACGCGGCGCGAGAACGGCGGCTCTCGCTTGGGCACGAGGACGCGCCCGAAGAAGCGCGCCGGGCCATCCGCGAGTTCATCCTCGACTCGCTGTACCTCGAGTCATAGCGGTAGTTGGTAGCGCGATTTCTGTATTCAGAAATCAGATGAAACTGAGGTAGACGGTTCGGTAAGTACGTGTGCGAATATTTTGATTCTGTTAGCAATTCCCCCACGAGGGATTATCGTCTCTGAAAAGAATGTCTGTAACTTCCTCTTCGCATAGCAGAGAAATATTGATACAATCACTGGGTTCGCTCTGCTGATCGTCATAATCCTCAGGCAGAGAGAACTGCTCTATCCGTTCCGTCCCCTGGGCGGTGAATAAAATCGTGTATTGTGCGGGCTCAGACGGCCAGGATTGCTCAATGAGTTCGTAAGCACCCTGGTTAGATCCGTCATCGCTGTACCCGTCTAATTCGATCGTGTTCTGATACACCGTCGTTCCGTCTCGGTCAAGTCGGAGTGTGAGTGCTACAGGGTCCCTCTGCAAGTTCTTGATCTCGATGTTCCCAACTTGGATTCCTGTTTCAGAATTGAACGGGAGTTTCCCGGCACACCCAGCTACGCCGGCGATTCCCAGTGTCGCAAGAAGATGACGGCGGGACCCAGAGATATATTCCATATGAACAGTTCGTGGAATCCACACATAAACGTACTGCTGAGATTGTTACGTGCGTAACCGATACTAAACACGAATCTCGAGGACAACGTTGAGGGAAAAGTCAGATCAACAACTACTGATGGCGCTGCTGGTGTCGGGCGTCGAAAAATCGGCGTCTCGAGATCGGTCGTCGTGGTGCCGGCTTACAGTTCCGGCACGTCGGACGGCATATCGAAGTCGTGGTAGTACTCGCCCTTCTCCTTCGAGAGGATATCGAGGACGGCGGCGGCGCCGTCGCCGGCCGCGATGACCGCTTGCCACTTCTCCGCGCGACCCATCGCGCCGGTCGCGTACACGTTCTCGACGGTCGTTTCCATATCGACGTTCACGTCGACAACCTCTTCGTCGGTGAACTCGCAGCCGAGGTCCTCGGCGAGGCTCCGGTCGCCGCCGGTCGCGAGGACGACGTACGCCGCGGAGTACTCGTCTTCCTCGGTCCGCACGACGAATCCGTCGTCGGTCTCCTCGACGTCGGTCACTTCCTCCTCGTGCAGCGTCGCGCCGCGGTCGCGGGCCTGTCCGCGGGAAATCTGGAGGAATTCGTCGCCGCTGATGCTGCGAACCGCGGGGTAGTTGAAGAGGTGCGCCTTGTGCATCCACGACTCGTCCGTGTCGAAGGCGATCGTCTCGAGGTCGTTCTTCGCTGCGTACAGTGCGGCGCTCAGGCCGGCGGGGCCGCCGCCGACGATAGCTACGTCTGCCATACGCGAAGAGAACGGTCACGCATAGAAGTATTTTACCATCTGGTAAAACGCGATCGACGCGGGCTCGTCACTGCTTAGAGGACGAACGGACCGCGCTGCCGGATCGCTTCGCCGTGGGGTCGCCCCGAAACGGCGACGACGCGAAGCGTCCCGTCGCTCCGGAGGTCGACGCTCCGCGCGTCGGTGACCGGGAGCACATCGCCCTCGGTGAACGCCGCCCCGTCGACCGTTCCCTCGCCGGCGACGCCGTAGAGGAATCCCGACCACCCGTCGGGGACGGTCCACGTCCACGCGTCGGCGACGGAGACATCCAAATATTCCATCGGCGTGCGGAGGTCGATCGGCGAGCCCTCGCCGATGACCGTCGTGATCGTCGTTCCGTCCTCGACGGACGTCGGGAGTTCGTCGGCCGTCGCGTCGACGTAGTCCGGTTCGACATCCTTCTCGGCTTGAGGCAGATTCACCCAGAGCTGGAGTCCGCTACAGCCCTGCCCGTCCGCGGGGAACTCGGAGTGACGGATGCCGCCGCCGGCCGTGATACGCATGGCGTCGTTCTCGTATGCGGTGTTCGCGACGCCAAGCGAATCCTCGTGTGCCATCCCGCCGTCGATCATATACGAGACGATCTCGAACCCGCGGTGGGGGTGCATCGGGAACCCCTCGTCGGGGTCGATGTAGAACCGCTCGAACAACACGAACGGATCGAGGTTGGACGGATAGCTGTTCGTCGGGAACGCGCGGTTCGAATTCACGCCCGTCCCGTGGCGGACGACTTCCCCGGAAATCGGGCCATCTGGCGTTCCGTGGGACTCGGGTGAGACCATACCTGCCATTCGTTTACCGACCGGTAAAACCTGTCGGAGGTGGGGGTTTGCTGCGAGCACACTCGAGTCGCACCCGCTGAGAACACGATCGCTACCGAATCGGTACTGACTCCACTCGCGTGCGGAGCGGTCCGCACTGTTCAGGGACACAACTCGCTCGATCGGTAGGCTAGCCGGCCGTTGACCGGTCGGCAAAAGTGACGTTCTTGCTCGAAACGCTATCTTAGTCCTCGCACTCCTCGAGCCACGAGCCGGCCCAGCACTCGATCTCGTCGAAGACCGGTTCCAGGGACTCGCCCTTGGCGGTCAGGCTGTAGTAGGTCGCGATCGGGGCATCCTCCTCGAGACGGCGTTCGACGAACCCCATCTCGCCTAAGTCGTCGAGCACGCGCGAGAGGGTGCGGGCGTTCGCGCCGGTCGAGCGCTTGAGTTCGTTGAACCGCTGTTCGCCGGAGAGCAGTTCGTGGAGGACCGCGAGCCGCCACTGGGAGCCGATCTGTTCGAGCGATTCGATGACCGGGCAGGCATTGGGACCGTCGGTCTCGGGCGTCTCGTCGCGGGGTTGGGTTTGGGGCGAAGACATTCGCGTCGACTTTCGGCGCGGACCGCTTTAGCAGTTCGGGTTCGAACCAGCTAACACGACGTTAGTAGCTTCGGCGAGTGCACTCCACTGCCGGTGCCACCTGAAGAGATTATCCCGCTCGATCACTGAGGACCGATATGCAGTGGTGCGACCAGCCGACGAGACCGACCGGGAGTGAGGGCGTGAGGATCCGCGCCCGAACCACGGAGGCGGAAGTAGCGTGACCGACGACCCCCTCCCGGCCGAACACCTCTCGCCGCTCGCCGCGCTCGTCGACGAGGTACTCGCGGGCGTCGGCTACGAGGTGGCGGCCGCCACCGACGTCATCGACGACGCCGTCCCCGGCTACGGCGGTCTCTTCGACCCCGAGACCTCCCCGGACGAGCTACGTTCTGCGCTCGAAAGCCTGCTAGAGTCGGGACTCACCCGGCCACCCGTCCCCGAGTCGACGAGCGACGCGTTCGTCCTCTACGTCGACGGCAGTTCCCGCGGCAATCCCGGACCCGCAGGTGCGGGCGCCGTCATCATGGACGCTACGGAGGACCAACTCGCCCGTCTCGGCCGCCCCGTCGGCTCCCGGACGGGGAACAACACCGCCGAATACGTCGCTCTCCAACTCGGGCTCTCCGAACTGTTGGCTCGCTACGAGCCGCGCAGAGTGGAAGTGCGCATCGATTCGATGACGGTCATCCGAGACGTCTGGGGTGGCGACGACCCGACGGAACCGGGCGTCGAGGGGTACAGCGAGGCCGTCGCGGCGGCGCTGGCGAGCGTTCCGGAACACCGGTACACGCACCTGGCCGACAGCGACCCGAACCCCGCCGACGCGCTGGCGACGGTGGGCGCCGATATCGCGGCCTTCGGACCGGGATAGGAGCGGTACGCCGCTTACAATTCGGCACGCGATTCGCGGCGGCTATCGGTGAGATCCAATCCCGCTCCGTCACCGACTCGACCTCTACCGATTGGTCACTCCTCGTTCGATTCGGCGACGCGCTCCTCGAGCAATTCCTCGAGTCGCTCGAGTGCGCGCAGACAGACGGGCGCGTAGCCGGTCGCAGTCGGGGGAAGTTCGAAGGCGATCCGACAGCGGTTCGCGCCGAGGTCGTCGACGCGGTGGTCGGCACCCGGCAGTTTGAGAACGCGCCAGCTCCAGCGCCGTTCCGCGGGGACGTACGCCGTGATGCGAAACGGGACCCACGCGCCGGGGATCCGAACGCGACCGCTCGTGTCGAGTCGGAGCCGTCGCTCGGTCGCCTCGACGCCGGTCACGAGAGGCGACCACTCCGGCCAGCGGGCGGTATCCACGAGCAGGTCCCACGCCTCGGCCGGGGGTGCGTCGACGACGTGCGAGACCTCGAGTCGCCGACCGTCGGGTGTTCGCGTCCGCCGGAGACGAGTCATCGTACGCGACGGTACGGCGGCCTCGGCAATGGGGTTTGCCCGGGACCTTCAGGGGCCACTAGACTTTACTGGGGTGGCTCCCTCCCTCGGGTAACGAATGGCGATACTCGAAGTCGACTCCCTCCGCAAAGAGTACGGCGGCTTCACGGCCGTCGAAGGCAGCTCTTTTTCAGTCGAGCGCGGCGAGGTGTTCGGCGTCGTCGGCCCCAACGGCGCGGGCAAGACGACGACGCTGAAGATGCTCGCCGGGCTCATCGAACCGACCGCCGGCGCCGCCGCCGTCGCCGGCCACATCCCCGGCGAACCCGCGATGCAGCGCCGACTCGGCTTTCTCCCCGAGGAGTCTCCCCTCTACGAGGAGATGACCGCGAACGGCTACCTCGAGTTCTTCGCGGACCTCTATGACGTCCCCGCCGAGGCCGCCCGCGAACGGATCGATCGCACGCTCGAGCGCCTCGATCTGGAACACCGGGATCGACGCCTCGGCAACATGTCGAAGGGGATGAAACGGAAGGTCGCGATCGCGCGGGCGCTGGTCAACGATCCCGACGTGCTCATCTTCGACGAACCCGCATCGGGGCTCGACCCCCTCACGACGAACTACATCATCGAGTTCACGCGCGAGCTGAGCGATGAGGGGAAGACGATCATCTTCAGCGCGCACAACCTCTTTCACGTCGAGAGCGTCTGCGACCGGATCGTCATCATGAACGACGGGCGGATCGTCGCCCGCGGGACCGTCGACGAGATCCGCGACGCCTACGGCGGCACGGAGTACCGCGTCTACGCGACCGTTGACGCCGGCGGCGACCCCGCTGTGGGCGAACCGGTCGACGACCGTCGCGACGGCGACACGGCGACCGAGTTCTGCCACGTCGTCGGCGATATGGCCGCCGTCGAGGCCGTCCGCGAGACCGTCGAGGGCGAGGGCGGTCGCGTGACCGATATCCAGACGAAGACGCCCAGCCTGGAAGAGATTTTCCTCGAGGTCGCCAGCGAACCGGCCGAGGATGGCGACGGTCTCGCGAGCGGCCGCCCCGACCGGCGAACCGAAATGGACGCCGCGGAGCGAACGGACGAGGGTGAGCCGACCGAGGACGCGGCGGAGGCGGAGACGTGAGCGACGAGACCGACCAGAATCCGGACCGTCGGTCGCGGCGTCGCCGACTCCGCGGCGCACTGGCGAGGACGGCTCGGATCTCCCGCTGGGAGGTCTCCCGGAGCGCGGGCACCGTCGATCGGAAGACGGTGCTCGTGCTGGCGGCGCTGGCGCTCGTCGTCGGCCTCGTGGGCGTTTCGGCCGCCGGCGAAGGGGTCGGCCTTGAGGACGAAATCTACGTCGTCGCGGTCGACGAGGACAGCAAGTACCACGACGTCGCCGTCGAGAGCGAGGCGTTCAGACCGATGCCACTCGACGAACTCGTGGTCGAGAGCGGCGACGAGGCCAACGCCGACGTGGTGGTGACGCGAAACGGCGAGCTCGCCCGCTACGGACCCCACGGAGAGGCCGCCCACGACGCGTTCGTCGAGGCGATCGACGCGTACAACGAGGAGCGCTTCCGCCAAGAGGCCAACGAGACGGCGGCCTACCCGGTCCACGTCGAACTCGACTACCAGGAGCGCAATTTCGACCGGACGAGCGAACAGGGCGAACGTGGTGGACCGTCGAACGGCGATTCTGACGGCGGGACCGGAACCGGTCCGGCCGAGAACGGAACCGGCGACGACTCGACGGCTGACGGAACCGGTGGCGAGGGCTCGAGCGACGACGGATCCGGCGACGCCACCAGTGGAAGCACCGACGGGACCGATCGGAACGACGGGGCTACCGATGACGGAGACGGCCGACTGCAGGTGCCGAACATCGGCGGCGCCGGCGGCGCAGTCGACGGAACTGTCGGGCCGCCAGGATCGATCTCACCGCCGTTTCCCTTCCAGTCGCTGCTGCTCGCGTTCCTGTTTGTCGTCCCGATGAACTTCGTCATCCAGGCCTACGGGAGCACGATCATGGACGAGCGGGTCAAGCGACGCGGCGAACTGCTGCTCGTCTCGCCGGCCTCGAGGCGCGAGATCGTCGCGGGGAAGACGCTACCGTATCTGCTGGGGCTGGTCGCCATCGCGGTCGGGATCACCGTCGCGGTCCGGGGTGGCCTCCTCTCGGTCGCCGCGGCGATCCCGATCGCGCTGCTGTTTCTCGCGGCGACGTTCGCCGGCGCGATGCTCGCCCGCTCGTACAAGGAGCTGACGTTCGTGACGGTCACGATCAGCGTCTTCCTCACGACGTACACGTTCATTCCGGCGGTGTTCACCGACGTAAACCCGATCGCGCTGATCTCGCCGCTGACGCTGATCGTGACGGATCTGCAGGGCGAGTCGGTCTCCCTCGGTGAGTACGTCTTCTCGACCGGGCCGTTCTACTGCAGCGCCGCGGTCTGTTTCCTGCTCGGGATCGGCGTCTACCGCGAGGAGGACATGTTTGCCCAGAAGGCGCTCCCGGCGAAGGTGCTCGACGCGATCGCGAGCCGCCTCCATAGCTATCGGAGCGTGGCCATCCTGACGATCCTGTTCATCCCCTTCGTCTTCGCCGGCCAGTTGCTCGCTGTGGCCCTGCTGTTCGCCGTCCCAGAGCAACTCGCCGTGCCGCTCATCGTCGTCCTCGCGGCGGCTATCGAGGAGGTCGCCAAGAGCGTCCACGTCTATGCCGGCTTCGTCCGCTCGCGGTTCGAGGCCTCCCTTCGCGTCGCCGCCGTCCTCGGCGTCTGCTCCGGCGCCGGCTTCTTCCTCGGCGAGAAGGTCACACACATCGTCCAGTTCGTCGGCCTCCCCGAGTTGACCGTCGGCGCCGCCGCCTTCGGTCCCGAGCTCTCGGGCGATCCGCTGCTGGCCGCGGCGGTCTTCCTCGCGCCGCTGGTCTTGCACGTCGTGACGGCCGTGATCTCGGCGATCGGCGCGAGTCGCAGTCGGATCGACTACGCGCTCACCGTCGTTCTGGCGACACTCGTTCACGCGATCTACAACGTGGGGGTGATCGCCCTTGTCGCGTGATCGCTCGAGCGACGACTCAACGCCGGTCCGACGCGGACCGAACCCGCCTGAACCGGCCGACGGCGGCGACTCCCGGTTATCCCTGCCGTTCGGCCCGCGCTGGGCCGTGGCCCGCCGCGAACTCGGGTCGCTGCGCTCCGAGAAGACGATCGTCCTCGCGCTGGCGATCCAGCTGGTCATCGCGGCCTTCTCCTCGTTTCTGGTCGTCGGGCTCGTCTCGCTGTACGATCCGGGCTCCGTCGACGACTACGACAATCGGGTCGCGATCACCGGTGCCGACGAAGCCGATATCGAACGGCTCAGCCAGCTCGCCACCGAACAGGACGGCCTCGAGCCGACGGCCGCCGAGTCCAGAGCCGACGCGTTCGCGGCCTTCGACGAGGGGCAGGTCGCGGCCGTCCTCGAGGTGACCAGGGACACAGACGGGCGACTGGTCGTCGACGCGACCGTTCCCGACGGGGGGCTGGAGACGACGCTGCTGATCGTCCAGCTCCAGGAGCTCCTCGAGACCCTCGAGCACGAGGAGCGACTCGCCAACGCCGACGCCCTGGAGGCGCCGCCGCTCGACGTCCCCGACGAGGTTGGCGCGAGCCCGTACCTCGAGTTCACCTACACGATCCTCGTCCCGCTGTTGCTGTTCCTGCCGGTGTTCATCAGCGGCTCGATCGTCGTCGACTCGCTGATCGAGGAGCGATCCCGCGGGACGCTGGAGCTGCTCCGAGTCAGTCCGCTCTCGCTCGTGGACGTGGCCGACGCGAAGCTTCTGACGATCGCCGCGCTGGCGCCGCTACAGGCGGTCGCCTGGCTGCTTCTTCTCGCGTTCAACGGGACGGTGATCGCCGCGCCGGCGGCGCTGATCGTTCTGGTCGCGGCGTTGGCGCTCGCCGTCACCGCGGCCGGGGCGGGCGTCGCGCTCGTCGCCCCCGACAGGCGACAGGCCCAACTCGCCTACTCCGGCGGGATCGTCGGCGCGCTGGTGCTGGCCACGTTGCTCCCCGAGCACCCGGCCAACACCGTCGCCAAGTTCGCCATCGGCAGCGCCACGGCGACGACGTGGCTGTCGCTGGCGACCTACTGTCTCGTCGCGGTCGGCGGCTGTCTCGCGGTCAGGGCCGGTATCGAGCGGCTGAACACGGACTCGCTCTGACCGTCTGTCGCCACGGCTCCGGCTCTCGGCGCGGTTCCGAATCCGGTTCCGATTCGCGCGGCAACCCGGCTATTGGCCGTGACGTCCGACGAAAAAACGATGAAACCGAACGGAAACGGCGATGGTGGCGTCCGGTTCAGTCGGAGCGACTGAACACGCGCTTGATCCGCGAGACGATCGCACTAAAATAACGTGAATCTAACCTGTGGCCCGCCGTGATGGTCGTCCCGGCGACCGTCAATTGCCCCGGTACGTACTGTTTTTTCGCCGGCGGCCGTTCGCCCGGTATGGAGTACACGACGCTCGGTTCGACCGGCATGGAAGTCAGTCGCCTCTGTCTGGGCTGTATGAGCTTCGGCTCGAGCGACTGGCGCGAGTGGGTCTTAGACGACGAGGAGAGCACGGAAATCATCGATCGGGCGATCGACCTCGGGATCAACTTCTTCGACACGGCGAATATGTACTCGAAGGGCGAGTCCGAGCGAATCCTCGGCGAGGCCCTCGAGGGCTACCGGGA
Above is a genomic segment from Haloterrigena salifodinae containing:
- a CDS encoding winged helix-turn-helix transcriptional regulator; this translates as MSSPQTQPRDETPETDGPNACPVIESLEQIGSQWRLAVLHELLSGEQRFNELKRSTGANARTLSRVLDDLGEMGFVERRLEEDAPIATYYSLTAKGESLEPVFDEIECWAGSWLEECED
- a CDS encoding ribonuclease HI family protein; translation: MTDDPLPAEHLSPLAALVDEVLAGVGYEVAAATDVIDDAVPGYGGLFDPETSPDELRSALESLLESGLTRPPVPESTSDAFVLYVDGSSRGNPGPAGAGAVIMDATEDQLARLGRPVGSRTGNNTAEYVALQLGLSELLARYEPRRVEVRIDSMTVIRDVWGGDDPTEPGVEGYSEAVAAALASVPEHRYTHLADSDPNPADALATVGADIAAFGPG
- a CDS encoding SRPBCC family protein, encoding MTRLRRTRTPDGRRLEVSHVVDAPPAEAWDLLVDTARWPEWSPLVTGVEATERRLRLDTSGRVRIPGAWVPFRITAYVPAERRWSWRVLKLPGADHRVDDLGANRCRIAFELPPTATGYAPVCLRALERLEELLEERVAESNEE
- a CDS encoding ABC transporter ATP-binding protein, which translates into the protein MAILEVDSLRKEYGGFTAVEGSSFSVERGEVFGVVGPNGAGKTTTLKMLAGLIEPTAGAAAVAGHIPGEPAMQRRLGFLPEESPLYEEMTANGYLEFFADLYDVPAEAARERIDRTLERLDLEHRDRRLGNMSKGMKRKVAIARALVNDPDVLIFDEPASGLDPLTTNYIIEFTRELSDEGKTIIFSAHNLFHVESVCDRIVIMNDGRIVARGTVDEIRDAYGGTEYRVYATVDAGGDPAVGEPVDDRRDGDTATEFCHVVGDMAAVEAVRETVEGEGGRVTDIQTKTPSLEEIFLEVASEPAEDGDGLASGRPDRRTEMDAAERTDEGEPTEDAAEAET
- a CDS encoding ABC transporter permease subunit yields the protein MSDETDQNPDRRSRRRRLRGALARTARISRWEVSRSAGTVDRKTVLVLAALALVVGLVGVSAAGEGVGLEDEIYVVAVDEDSKYHDVAVESEAFRPMPLDELVVESGDEANADVVVTRNGELARYGPHGEAAHDAFVEAIDAYNEERFRQEANETAAYPVHVELDYQERNFDRTSEQGERGGPSNGDSDGGTGTGPAENGTGDDSTADGTGGEGSSDDGSGDATSGSTDGTDRNDGATDDGDGRLQVPNIGGAGGAVDGTVGPPGSISPPFPFQSLLLAFLFVVPMNFVIQAYGSTIMDERVKRRGELLLVSPASRREIVAGKTLPYLLGLVAIAVGITVAVRGGLLSVAAAIPIALLFLAATFAGAMLARSYKELTFVTVTISVFLTTYTFIPAVFTDVNPIALISPLTLIVTDLQGESVSLGEYVFSTGPFYCSAAVCFLLGIGVYREEDMFAQKALPAKVLDAIASRLHSYRSVAILTILFIPFVFAGQLLAVALLFAVPEQLAVPLIVVLAAAIEEVAKSVHVYAGFVRSRFEASLRVAAVLGVCSGAGFFLGEKVTHIVQFVGLPELTVGAAAFGPELSGDPLLAAAVFLAPLVLHVVTAVISAIGASRSRIDYALTVVLATLVHAIYNVGVIALVA
- a CDS encoding ABC transporter permease; the encoded protein is MSRDRSSDDSTPVRRGPNPPEPADGGDSRLSLPFGPRWAVARRELGSLRSEKTIVLALAIQLVIAAFSSFLVVGLVSLYDPGSVDDYDNRVAITGADEADIERLSQLATEQDGLEPTAAESRADAFAAFDEGQVAAVLEVTRDTDGRLVVDATVPDGGLETTLLIVQLQELLETLEHEERLANADALEAPPLDVPDEVGASPYLEFTYTILVPLLLFLPVFISGSIVVDSLIEERSRGTLELLRVSPLSLVDVADAKLLTIAALAPLQAVAWLLLLAFNGTVIAAPAALIVLVAALALAVTAAGAGVALVAPDRRQAQLAYSGGIVGALVLATLLPEHPANTVAKFAIGSATATTWLSLATYCLVAVGGCLAVRAGIERLNTDSL